One Oncorhynchus kisutch isolate 150728-3 unplaced genomic scaffold, Okis_V2 scaffold803, whole genome shotgun sequence genomic window carries:
- the LOC116362171 gene encoding histone H3.v1-like, with translation MSSASCCPPAKKEVCWKEKEGIWLNVVVKEENEEEDVTVNEEVEDEAVTQKEEEENDYTLFGVNEGEITVILKEEEREEEEETEDLSNTRERPDSPSDSRKSPSGKPDPRRPNQQDDITAPSVERVLPS, from the exons atgagctcAGCAAGCTGCTGCCCTCCTGCTAAAAAAGAGGTCTGCTGGAAGGAGAAAGAAGGTATTTGGCTGAACgttgtcgtgaaagaggagaatgaagaggaggatgtCACAGTAAACGAAGAAGTAGAGGATGAGGCTGTTAcacagaaagaagaggaagaaaacgATTATACTTTATTTGGAGTGAATGAAGGAGAGATAACTGTCAtattgaaggaggaggagagggaagaagaggaggagacagaagatcTGAGTAACACCA gagagagaccagactctccttctgacagcaggaagagtccttcagggaaACCAGACCCGAGACGTCCAAACCAGCAGGACGacatcactgctcccagtgtggaaagagttttacccagttag